The following nucleotide sequence is from Streptomyces sp. HUAS CB01.
GGGAATCCCGAATTGATCATCCGGAGATCGCCGGAAGACCGCCGGGGAGCCGTCGGCGTTTTCCCGAGGAATGCGCGACGACCTCGGAATTGATCACGCTGCTTATGTGAACGACGGATGAAATCCGGCACGGGAGCGGGGTTCGGATCCGGCCACGGGAGCACGGCCGGGGCGCCCGGGGCCGTGTCGGGGGCGGGTCGGGTGCGGGACGCCGACGAGGGGTCGGTAACCTAAGCCCGCTGACCGATCTTCACCCCGTCCGTACGTCCTAGGAGATGCCGCCGCCGTGAGCAGCAGCCTTCGACGCGGCGCCCTCGCCGCCACTGCCCTCCTGTTCTCGATCGCCTCGCTCTCCGCATGCGCTGCGGGCAACGACGCCCAGACCCTCGGCGTCCGGCCGGACAACGCCGAGACCTCGGTGGGCGACATCAAGATCCAGAACGCCACGGTGATCACCCAGCCGCAGCGCGGCGTCCAGGGCCAGGCAGCCGTGTCGGCGACCCTGTTCAACGACGGCACCAAGGAGCAGACGCTCGACTCCGTCACGCTGCCGGGCACCAAGTCGACCGTGAAGCTGTCCCCCGCCACGGGTGCCGGCCCGATCACGCTGGCGCCCGGCGGCTCGGTCGTCCTGGGCGGCAAGGGCAACCCCTCCGGCGTCATCGAGAACAGCGGCGAGGCCGGCGAGCTCGGCGACGTCCAGCGGATCGTCTTCCGCTTCAGCGAGACCGGCGACGTCACGCTCGACGCCTTCGTCGTCCCGGCCGCCGACTACTACCGCGACTACGGGCCGTCCAGCCTGCCCCAGCCCCCGGCCTCGTCCCCGGCCGCCAGCCCGACGGGCTCGGCCCCGGCGGAGGGCGCCCACGGCAACGAGGCCGAGGACGGCGAGAGCGGCGAGCACAGCGGCGAGACGGAGGGCGGCGAGCACAGCGGCGAGACGACCCCCTCGGACTCCGCCTCCGCGTCCCAGAACGCGGGCCACTGACGCCCGCGCGGCGCGGCACGCGAACCCGGGGCGTCCCCGCTCCGCACGCCGCGCGCCGGCCGTGCACCGCACGTGCGAAGGCGGCCCCGCCAGGAAGTCCTGGCGGGGCCGCCTTCGTACGCACTCGGCCTGTCCGGGAGGCGGGGCCGGTCTACGGCTCGAACTTGTAGCCGAGACCGCGCACCGTCACCAGGTAGCGCGGGGCGCCCGGGTCGGGCTCGATCTTGGCGCGGAGGCGCTTGACGTGGACGTCGAGGGTCTTGGTGTCGCCCACGTAGTCGGCGCCCCAGACGCGGTCGATCAGCTGCATCCGGGTCAGGACGCGGCCCGCGTTGCGCAGGAGCATCTCCAGGAGGTCGAACTCCTTCAGCGGCAGGTCGACCTTCCCGCCCGCCACGGTGACGACGTGGCGGTCGACGTCCATGCGGACCGGTCCGGCCTCGAGGGCCGCCGGGGCGACCTCCTCCGGCTCGCCGCGGCGGCGCAGGACCGCGCGGATGCGGGCGACCAGCTCCCGCGAGGAGAACGGCTTCGTCACGTAGTCGTCGGCTCCTATCTCCAGGCCGACGACCTTGTCGATCTCGCTGTCCTTGGCCGTGACCATGATGACCGGGACGTTGGACCGGCCGCGCAGCTGCCGGCAGACCTCGGTGCCGGGCAGTCCGGGCAGCATCAGGTCGAGCAGGACGAGGTCGGCTCCGTTGCGCTCGAACTCGTCGAGGCCCTCGGGCCCGGTGGTCGCGACCGCGACCTCGAAGCCCTCCTTGCGGAGCATGTAGGAAAGAGCGTCGCTGAAGGACTCCTCGTCCTCGACGACAAGCACTCGGGTCACGGAAGGACCTCCGGGGCAGGCAGTGGTTCGCGTGGTGTGGTCCGAGGATCAGGACCGGAAGGGGAGTCGGGGTCCGACTCCGTCGGGCGGTCCGCCTCCGCACCGGGGGCTTCGCGGTGACCGGAAGCGGCGTCGGAGTCGGGACCGGGGTCGGAGTCGGGATCGGGGTTCGGGTCGGACGCCGGATCGGCGTCGTACGGTCCGGCGTCGGCGTCCTCGCCGCTCCGGACCTGCGTACGGTCCCTGACGGAGCCGGCCTCCGGCAACCGCAGGGTGAAGGTGGAGCCCTGGCCCTCGGTGCTCCAGACCGTGACCTCCCCGCCGTGCGAGGCGGCCACGTGCTTGACGATGGCCAGGCCCAGGCCGGTGCCACCGGTCGCACGGGAGCGGGCGGGGTCGACCCGGTAGAAGCGCTCGAAGATCCGCTCGCGGTCCTTCTCGGAGATGCCGATGCCCTGGTCGGTCACGGCGATCTCGATCTGGTCCCCGCCGGGGGCGGTGACGCGGCGTGCGGCGATGCCGACGCGGGTGCGGGCCGGGGAGTAGTTGACGGCGTTCTCGACGAGATTGCCGAGGGCCGCCGCCAGCTGGCCCCGATTGCCCCAGACGTGCAGGCCGGCGGTGCCGTCCGCCCGGGTGGTGCCGCCGACGGCCATGGTGATCTGCTTGGTGGACGCCGTGTGGCGGGACCGGTCGATGGCTTCGGCGACCAGTTCGTCCACGCGCACGGGCTCGGCGTCCTCGAGCGGGTCGTCGTTCTGCACCCGGGAGAGGTCGATGAGCTCCTGCACGAGGTTGGTCAGCCGGGTCGCCTCGATCTGCATCCGGCCCGCGAAGCGGGTGACCGCCTCGGGGTCGTCGGAGGCGTCCATGACGGCCTCGGAGAGCAGCGAGAGCGCACCCACCGGCGTCTTGAGCTCATGGCTCACGTTGGCGACGAAGTCGCGCCGTACCGCTTCGATGCGCCGGGCCTCGGTGAGGTCCTCGACGAGCAGCAGCACCAGGCGGGAGCCCAGCGGCGCGACCCGGGCGGAGACGGCAAGGGCCTCGCCGCGTCCGGTGCCGCGCCTCGGCAGATCGAGTTCCACCTGCCGTATCTCGCCGTCACGGCGGGTGTCGCGGGCCATGTGGAGCATGGGTTCCACGGCCAGCTTGCCGCCCCTGACCAGGCCGAGCGCGTACGCGGCCGAGCTGGCCTTGACGACGGAGTCGCTCTCGTCGAGCACGACCGCCGAGGAGCGCAGCACGGAGAGCACCGTGTCGACGCCGGGCGGCAGCACGGCGTCCGTGTGCAGGGAGCTGCGGGTGGGTCTCGCCTGGTCGCGCTCGCTCCAGCGGAACGCCAGCATGGCGATCACGCCGGTGCACACCCCGGCGATCGCGGCCAATGCGGCGACCGCCGCGTTCACGTCCATGCATCCAGGTTATGCACGCTCGTCCCGGCTCTCCCAGCCGTCCGAGTGGCACCTCGAACAGTCGTCGCCCAGAGTTCACCAAGGGGAAGGGAGCGGTTCACTTGGGAGGGTGGATCCGGACGCGTTGCGGACGGAACGTGGGAGCGTGGGGGTTCAGCCCCACCCGGACCCCCTGACGCTTTCAAGAGAGGGAACCCCATGCGGGACGCGTACCACGAGGAACTGGACTCGATCGGCGAGGGCCTCGTCGAGATGGCCAGGCTGGTCGGCTCGGCGATCGGGCGCGCCACCACGGCCATGCTCGACGCCGATCTCAAGCTCGCGGAGAGCGTGATCGCCGCGGACCAGAAGGTCGACGATCTCCAGCACGACCTGGAGGCCCGGGCGATAGCCCTGCTGGCGCGCCAGCAGCCGGTCGCGACGGACCTCCGCATCGTGGTGACCTCGCTGCGGATGAGCGCGGACCTGGAGCGCTCCGGCGATCTGGCCCAGCACGTGGCCAAACTGGCCCGGCTGCGCTTCCCGGACTCGGCGGTCCCGCGTGACCTGCACGCGACCATCCTGGAGATGGGGCAGCTCGCGCAGCGCCTGATGGCGAAGGCCGCGGAGGTCATCATCACCAAGGACGTCGACCTGGCGCTCCAGCTGGAGACGGACGACGACGAGATGGACCTGCTGCACCGGACGCTCTTCACGCACCTGATCGACGACCGCTGGAAGCACGGCATCGAGACCGCGGTCGACGTCACGCTGCTCGGGCGCTACTACGAGCGGTACGCCGACCACGCGGTGGCCGTCGCCAAGCGTGTCGTGTACCTGGTCACGGGCGAGCACGCGGACGAACTCCAGCCGGAGACGAGGGTCGAGGGCGCGTAGCGGGCGGACCGGCGGCATCCGGTGGCGCCGAGACCCCGCGTGCGGGCGGGACCGGGCACCGGAGCGGTTACGGGGTCGGGGCCGGAGACCGGAACGGTGTACGGGATCGGGGCGCGGGGTCCGACGCGCCGGGCGGGACCGGCTCGCGGCGACTTGGCCTCCGTGCGCCGTTGATGCGCCGGGCCGACTGGGCATGCAATGGGGAGAGGCGTCAAAGGTGCGCCTTTGAGGAGGATCCCATGGCCGACTCCCCCACGACCGACCCGCGCCAGGACGTGTCCGTCGAAGTGCCCCAGGAGCCGCGCCGGCTCCCGTTGCTCGGTGCCTGCGGCTGCGGCTCGGGCTGCGGTTGCGGCTGCCAGTCGGGCGCGCCGTGCCAGTGCGGCTGACCGAACGTGCGCCCGAGGGGCCCCGTCCGTGCGGACGGGGCCCCTCGGCCCGCCATGGCGAAGGTGAGCGTCCGCACCGCGGGGGCTGACGGCTCCGCGAGCCCCGGCCCGCGGCTCCTCAGGAGGCGGGAGCCAGGTCCAGCACGCCGACGGTCTGGCCTCCGCTCGTCTCGCCGGTGGTCCGGAAGCCGAGCTTCAGGTAGAACGCGCCGGGTCCGGCCTCGCCCGGCTCCCAGGTCGTGAAGAGGCGATCCCGCCCGCGCCGCCTGATCTCCTCGCCGACGGCGCCCACGGCGAAGCGCCCGTACCCGCGGCCCTGCGCGTCCGCCGCGATGTTCAGCCGCCACAGACCGCTGCGCCGGTCCTCGGGGTCCCCGGCCGGGTTCCACGCGATGTCGAGGAACGCCATGAGGAAGCCGACGAGCCGGTCCCCGTCGACGATCAGCCGCGGCCAGGCCGTCTCGCCCCACGCGTACGCCTCGGCGAGCGAGACCGCGACCGGCTCGACGTTCTTGTCCTGCTCGGGCCGCACGCGCAGCTTCAGCGCGGCCTCCACGTTGTCCGGCGGGATCTTCTCCAGGCGCAGGGTCATGCGCGCACGCCAGCGACGAACGCGCCCCCGCCCGGGGGCGGTTCGCTGCCGTGCGCGCTGCCGCCCGTGCTCACCTCACGGCGACGAGGATGACCACGACGTCGTTGAAGTTCCTGTCGAAGTCGTCGTAGTACCGGTCGTAGTACCGATCGTGGTGCCGGTAGTCGCGGTAGTCGTCGTAGTAACCGCAGCCCCCGCCCCTCCAGTCGGAACAACCCCGATCAGCCGTGACCTGGCTCGCGGCGAACGCCCCGGTTGCCGGCATCACGCCGAGTGCGAGCCCTGCGGCTCCTGCCGACAACGCGGCTACGATCCTGCGGCGCATTCCCATGCACCTCCGACCATGAAGAATTAATCAGACTTTCAGGGCATTTCCAGCGTCCT
It contains:
- a CDS encoding DUF461 domain-containing protein, producing MSSSLRRGALAATALLFSIASLSACAAGNDAQTLGVRPDNAETSVGDIKIQNATVITQPQRGVQGQAAVSATLFNDGTKEQTLDSVTLPGTKSTVKLSPATGAGPITLAPGGSVVLGGKGNPSGVIENSGEAGELGDVQRIVFRFSETGDVTLDAFVVPAADYYRDYGPSSLPQPPASSPAASPTGSAPAEGAHGNEAEDGESGEHSGETEGGEHSGETTPSDSASASQNAGH
- a CDS encoding response regulator transcription factor, coding for MTRVLVVEDEESFSDALSYMLRKEGFEVAVATTGPEGLDEFERNGADLVLLDLMLPGLPGTEVCRQLRGRSNVPVIMVTAKDSEIDKVVGLEIGADDYVTKPFSSRELVARIRAVLRRRGEPEEVAPAALEAGPVRMDVDRHVVTVAGGKVDLPLKEFDLLEMLLRNAGRVLTRMQLIDRVWGADYVGDTKTLDVHVKRLRAKIEPDPGAPRYLVTVRGLGYKFEP
- a CDS encoding sensor histidine kinase — protein: MDVNAAVAALAAIAGVCTGVIAMLAFRWSERDQARPTRSSLHTDAVLPPGVDTVLSVLRSSAVVLDESDSVVKASSAAYALGLVRGGKLAVEPMLHMARDTRRDGEIRQVELDLPRRGTGRGEALAVSARVAPLGSRLVLLLVEDLTEARRIEAVRRDFVANVSHELKTPVGALSLLSEAVMDASDDPEAVTRFAGRMQIEATRLTNLVQELIDLSRVQNDDPLEDAEPVRVDELVAEAIDRSRHTASTKQITMAVGGTTRADGTAGLHVWGNRGQLAAALGNLVENAVNYSPARTRVGIAARRVTAPGGDQIEIAVTDQGIGISEKDRERIFERFYRVDPARSRATGGTGLGLAIVKHVAASHGGEVTVWSTEGQGSTFTLRLPEAGSVRDRTQVRSGEDADAGPYDADPASDPNPDPDSDPGPDSDAASGHREAPGAEADRPTESDPDSPSGPDPRTTPREPLPAPEVLP
- the phoU gene encoding phosphate signaling complex protein PhoU — encoded protein: MRDAYHEELDSIGEGLVEMARLVGSAIGRATTAMLDADLKLAESVIAADQKVDDLQHDLEARAIALLARQQPVATDLRIVVTSLRMSADLERSGDLAQHVAKLARLRFPDSAVPRDLHATILEMGQLAQRLMAKAAEVIITKDVDLALQLETDDDEMDLLHRTLFTHLIDDRWKHGIETAVDVTLLGRYYERYADHAVAVAKRVVYLVTGEHADELQPETRVEGA
- a CDS encoding GNAT family N-acetyltransferase; protein product: MTLRLEKIPPDNVEAALKLRVRPEQDKNVEPVAVSLAEAYAWGETAWPRLIVDGDRLVGFLMAFLDIAWNPAGDPEDRRSGLWRLNIAADAQGRGYGRFAVGAVGEEIRRRGRDRLFTTWEPGEAGPGAFYLKLGFRTTGETSGGQTVGVLDLAPAS